In Bradyrhizobium guangdongense, the sequence CGCTCGTCGCGATGGAGAATGTCGAGCATCCCGGCGAAGCCTCGATGATCCATGACCGCGCCTTCCACATCGCCATCGCCGGGTGCCTCGGCAATGCCGTGCTGGTGCGGGTGGTCGGCGAGCTGTTCGATCAGCGCCTCAATCCCTATTTCGCGCAGCTGGCGCATTATTTCGAGAACCCCTCCACATGGCGCACCGCGCTTAGCGAGCACCGGGCCGTGCGCGACGCGATTGCGGCGCGCCGGCCGCTGGCGGCTCACGACGCCATGCGCGACCACCTCGCGCACTCGCAGGAGCGCTTCGCGCAGAACTTCGGCGCCGAGACATCAGCGGGGGCGCCGGCAGCGCGATCCGGGGCTCAGCCCGGCAAACCAAAGCGGCCGTCGAACAAACAGGCCAAGAGCGGCAGCGGACGACGACGATGAGATTGGGCGGTCCGCCTCTTTATTTGAGGGCGGGCGAACAAGAAGCAGACTTAAGTTAGTGGAGGAAGATCAGTGTTGAAGACAATGACGACGGTGCTGGCGATGTCGGTCGCCGCCACATTTGCGACCACCGAAGCCAGCCTGGCGCAAACCAAGCTGAAATGGGCCCATGTTTACGAGACCTCGGAGCCGTTCCACACCGCGTCGGTCTGGGCCGCGCAGGAGATCGGCAAGCGCACCAACGGGCGCTACCAGATCGACGTCTATCCGGCCTCGCAGCTCGGCAAGGAAGCCGACATCAACCAGGGCCTCTCGCTCGGCTCGGTCGACATCATCATCTCCGGCTCGAGCTTCGCGGCCAAGAGCTTTCCGCCGATCGGCGTGACCTATTATCCCTACACCTTCCGCGATGCCGATCACCTGCTCGCCTACACCAAGAGCGACATCTTCAAGGAGCTCGCCAAGGGCTATGAGGACAAGAGCGGCCATCACATCGTCGCAGTGACCTATTACGGCGTGCGCCAGACCTCGTCGAACAAGCCGATCAAGACCTGCGCCGACATGAAGGGCTTGAAGATGCGCGTGCCCGACGTGCCGGCCTACCTTGCGATGCCGCGCGCCTGCGGCGCCAACACCGCACCGATCGCATTCGCCGAAGTCTATCTCGCGCTCCAGAACGGCACGGTCGAGGCTCAGGAAAATCCGCTGACCACGATCGAGGCGAAGAAGTTCTACGAGGTGCAGAAGCACATCGTGCTCACGGGCCATATCGTCGACCACCTCAATACGGTGATCGCGGGCGCGCTCTGGAAGAAGCTTAGCGACGAGGACAAGAAGATCTTCACCGACGTCGCGCAGGAGGCCGCCGCCAAGGCGACCGAGGCGATCAAGGAGAAGGAGGCCAAGCTCGTCGCCTTCTTCAAGGAGAAGGGCTTGACCGTGACCGAGGTCGACAAGAACGAGTTCCGCGACACCGTGCTGAAGAACGTTCCGTTCGAGACCTTCGGCTATCGCAAGGCGGATTGGGAACGGATCCAGGCGGTGAAGTAAGGCGCGCCGTCGTTCCGGGGCCCGCGAAGCGAGAACTATGGTGCGCAATTGCGCACCTGAGAACCTCGAGATTCCGGGTTCGGCTCTTCGAGCCGCCCCGGAATGACGATTGAGATGTTTGGAGAGTAACCCATGTCCACCGCCGAAATACACCGGCAGATCACCGGCGACGAGATCGCCCATACCTTCGAGGAGGAGGGGACGCCGAAGATCGATCTCGGCGTCTACGCTTTCGAGGACTGGGTGGCGCTGGCGATCTTCTGGGTGATGGCGCTCGCCGTCTTCCTGCAGTTCTTCACCCGCTACGTGCTCAACGACAGCTATGCCTGGACCGAGGAGATCGCGACCTACTGCCTGATCGGCGTGGTGTTCATCGGCGCCTCGATGTGCGTGCGGCTGTCGCGGCACATCCAGGTCGACCTGATCTACCGCTATCTGCCTGGTGCCGTCGCGCGGACGCTGTCTACATTGATCGACCTGATCCGCATCGTCTTCTTCGGCTACGCCATCAAGCTGGTCTGGGTCTACATCCAGATCATCGGCGACGAATCCATGACCACGATCAACTTTCCCAAGAACTACGTCTATTACGCGGTGCTCGCCGGCTTCGTGCTGATGTTTGCGCGCTCGCTGCAGGTCGCTCTGCAGCATCTGCGGCAGGGCTATTCGATCCTCGAACGTCCCGGTGCCTACGACGGTTTTGAAGGGTAGTCTCATGCTGCTGTTGCTTGGCGGTTTTCTCGTTTTGATGCTGCTCGGCGTTCCCGTGGCGATTGCCATGGCCGCCTCGTCGCTGCTCTACATCCTCGTCAGCGGCGTGACGCCCGACGTCACGCTGGCGCAGCGCATGATCGCCGGCGTCGAGAGCTTTCCGCTGCTCGCGGTGCCGTTCTTCATCCTGGCCGGCAATCTCATGAACATCGCCGGCGTCACCGGGCGCATCTACAAATTCGCGGTCGCGCTGGTGGGCTGGATGCGGGGCGGCCTCGGCCACGTCAACATCATCGGCTCGGTGATCTTCTCCGGCATGTCCGGCACCGCGATCGCCGATGCCGCCGGTCTCGGCACCATCGAGATCAAGGCGATGAAGGACCACGGCTATACCACCGAGTTCTCGGTCGGCGTCACCGCGGCCTCCGCGACGCTCGGACCCATCATTCCGCCGTCGCTGCCGTTCGTGATCTACGGCATGATGGCGAACGTCTCGATCGGCGCCCTGTTCCTGGGCGGCGTCATTCCGGGCGTCGTCCTGACGCTGCTGATGATGGCGACCGTGACCTATTTCGCGCACCGCAATAAATGGGGCAGCGACACGCCGTTCTCCTGGCCGCAGCTCGGCTCCGCCGGGCTCGAGATCGTCGTGGTGCTCGCGTTCCCGCTCGCGATCTGGCTGATGGTGATGGCCGGCCTGTCGACCAATCTTGCGGTCGTCATCGGCCTCGGCGCGCTGCTCGCGATCGACTGGTACTTCGACTTCTCGGCGGTGATGGCGCTGATGGCGCCCGTCATCCTGATCGGCGGCATGACGCTCGGCTGGTTCACGCCGACCGAAGCCGCCGTCGCCGCGGTGATCTGGTCGCTGTTCCTCGGCCTCGTGCGCTACCGAACCATGACCCTGAAGACGGTGGCGAAGGCGACCTTCGACACCATCGAGACCACGGCCTCGGTGCTGTTCATCGTCACCGCAGCCTCGATCTTCGCCTGGCTGCTGACGGTGTCGCAGGCCGCCCAGCTGCTCTCGGACTGGATGCTCAGCATCACCCACAACAAATGGGCGTTCCTGGCGCTGGCCAATGTGCTGATCCTGTTCGTCGGCTGCTTCATCGACACCACGGCGGCGATCACCATCCTAGTGCCGATCCTGCTGCCGATCGTGCTCAAGCTCGGCATCGATCCGATTCATTTCGGCCTGATCATGACGCTGAACCTGATGATCGGCCTGTTGCATCCGCCGCTCGGCATGGTGTTGTTCGTGCTTGCCCGCGTTGCCAAGCTCTCAGTCGAGCGCACCACGGTCGCGATCCTGCCCTGGCTGGTGCCGCTTCTGCTCGCGCTGATCGCGATCACCTACATTCCTGAACTGACCCTCTGGCTGCCGAAATACATGGGACTCTCCAAATGACCTCGACCTCTCTCGCCGCAACGCTGTTTGGCCCCGAAGACCTGCGTATGGTCGAGCATCCGCTCGGTAAGCTCGCTGATGGCATGGTGCGCATCCGCTTCGGCGCCGGCGGCATCTGCGGCTCGGACATGCATTACTTCCGTCACGCCCGGACCGGCGACTTCGTGGTGAAGTCGCCCCTGGTGCTCGGCCACGAGATCTCGGGGCAGGTTGTCGAGATCGCAGGCTGGGCGGCGAATCTGAAGGTCGGCGACCGCGTCGCGGTCAACCCCTCGCGCTGGTGCGGCCATTGTGGCGCCTGCCGCGAGGGCCGGCAGAACCTCTGCGAGAACATCTACTTCATGGGCTCGGCGTCGAAGACGCCGCACATGCAGGGCGGCTTTGCCAATTACTTCGACGCCGTCCCCGCGCAGTGCGTGAAGATCCCGGATCATGTCTCCTACCAGGCTGCGGCG encodes:
- a CDS encoding FadR/GntR family transcriptional regulator, which translates into the protein MPLEAVEARRLYRQVADQLRSLIDSGEYAVGSRLPTERELADQLKVSRPTVREALIALEVEGRVRIRVGSGIYVTEPAEATPAPTAVIEGPFELLRAREFLESAIAEQAARVATKDDVARIDAALVAMENVEHPGEASMIHDRAFHIAIAGCLGNAVLVRVVGELFDQRLNPYFAQLAHYFENPSTWRTALSEHRAVRDAIAARRPLAAHDAMRDHLAHSQERFAQNFGAETSAGAPAARSGAQPGKPKRPSNKQAKSGSGRRR
- a CDS encoding sialic acid TRAP transporter substrate-binding protein SiaP; amino-acid sequence: MTTVLAMSVAATFATTEASLAQTKLKWAHVYETSEPFHTASVWAAQEIGKRTNGRYQIDVYPASQLGKEADINQGLSLGSVDIIISGSSFAAKSFPPIGVTYYPYTFRDADHLLAYTKSDIFKELAKGYEDKSGHHIVAVTYYGVRQTSSNKPIKTCADMKGLKMRVPDVPAYLAMPRACGANTAPIAFAEVYLALQNGTVEAQENPLTTIEAKKFYEVQKHIVLTGHIVDHLNTVIAGALWKKLSDEDKKIFTDVAQEAAAKATEAIKEKEAKLVAFFKEKGLTVTEVDKNEFRDTVLKNVPFETFGYRKADWERIQAVK
- a CDS encoding TRAP transporter small permease — its product is MSTAEIHRQITGDEIAHTFEEEGTPKIDLGVYAFEDWVALAIFWVMALAVFLQFFTRYVLNDSYAWTEEIATYCLIGVVFIGASMCVRLSRHIQVDLIYRYLPGAVARTLSTLIDLIRIVFFGYAIKLVWVYIQIIGDESMTTINFPKNYVYYAVLAGFVLMFARSLQVALQHLRQGYSILERPGAYDGFEG
- a CDS encoding TRAP transporter large permease, with the protein product MLLLLGGFLVLMLLGVPVAIAMAASSLLYILVSGVTPDVTLAQRMIAGVESFPLLAVPFFILAGNLMNIAGVTGRIYKFAVALVGWMRGGLGHVNIIGSVIFSGMSGTAIADAAGLGTIEIKAMKDHGYTTEFSVGVTAASATLGPIIPPSLPFVIYGMMANVSIGALFLGGVIPGVVLTLLMMATVTYFAHRNKWGSDTPFSWPQLGSAGLEIVVVLAFPLAIWLMVMAGLSTNLAVVIGLGALLAIDWYFDFSAVMALMAPVILIGGMTLGWFTPTEAAVAAVIWSLFLGLVRYRTMTLKTVAKATFDTIETTASVLFIVTAASIFAWLLTVSQAAQLLSDWMLSITHNKWAFLALANVLILFVGCFIDTTAAITILVPILLPIVLKLGIDPIHFGLIMTLNLMIGLLHPPLGMVLFVLARVAKLSVERTTVAILPWLVPLLLALIAITYIPELTLWLPKYMGLSK